The sequence below is a genomic window from Streptococcus oralis.
AAACAGTCAAAACTCGTAAGAAGTGCAGGACAAAAAAGCCTGCAACATCCATGAGCTTTGACCATCATTTCTATTGCTTTTATTATTGTAGCAAATTGAGAAAATTTGTCAATCTAAATGTACTGACAAACTTGTCCATCGCGGTAGGCATTGTCAATCAAACCACCACCGAGACACTCTTCGCCATCATAAAAGACAACTGCCTGTCCTGGTGTGATCGCGCGCTGTGGCTCCGCAAAGATGACCTCTGCCTTGTCTCCTTTGACATGTACTGTCACCTTAGAATCGGGCTGACGGTAGCGGAATTTAGCCGTACATTCTAGCGTAAATTCCTCTGGCATTTCACGAGTAAAGTGAACTTGACTGGCCTCTAGACTGGTTGACATGAGCGAGTCATGGTAGAAACCTTGTCCGACATAGAGGATATTTTGGCTCAAATCTTTTCCGACAACGAACCAAGGCGCATTGTCACCGCCGTGTTGTCCACCGATACCGAGTCCGCCACGCTGACCGATTGTATAATACATCAGACCTGCATGCTCACCCATATCGCGACCATCCACAGTCATCATACGACCAGGCTGGGCTGGTAGGTAGTTGCTGAGAAAATTTTTAAAGTTCTTTTCTCCGATAAAGCAAATCCCTGTCGAATCTTTCTTCTTAGCAGTCGCAAGTCCTGCTTCTTCTGCTAGTCTGCGAACTTCAGGCTTTTCTAAATGTCCCAGCGGGAACATGGTTTTTTGGAGTTGTTCTTGCGAAAGTTGGCTGAGGAAATAGGTCTGATCCTTGCCATTATCCACGCCACGAAGCATGTGAACAATGCCATCCTCATCACGCGCCACTCGAGCATAATGCCCCGTCGCTACATAGTCTGCACCCAAGGTCATGGCATAGTCCAGAAAGGCCTTGAACTTGATTTCCTTGTTACACATAACATCTGGATTTGGCGTGCGCCCCGCACGGTATTCCGCTAGGAAATACTCAAAAACGCGATCCCAGTACTCTTTTTCAAAATTGACAGAGTAGTAAGGAATGCCGATCTGGTCTGCCACCGCAGCCACATCCTTGTAATCTTCGGTCGCCGTACAGACGCCGTTTTCATCTGTGTCATCCCAGTTCTTCATGAAGATACCGATCACATCATAGCCCTGCTCCTTGAGCAAGAGAGCCGTCACCGACGAATCAACACCACCACTCATCCCCACGACAACACGTGTTTTAGAGTTATCACTCATGGTAAGTCTCCCATCTATTCGTTTATTCACGATTGAAGGTCGTGTGTGCTTTAACGATTGAAGGTCGCTTGAGCAGTATTCATTATAACACGCTTGGTTGGAGAAGACAAGAAAGAGGCTGATAAATCATCTCAACCTCTCTTTCTTCCTTTGCAAACTAATCAATTTTCCCCTTCAAGTTCTTTCTTAGCTTGTTCTATCTGGTATTTCACTTGCTCAAAGCCGGTTCCTCCTAAGGAATTCCGTCTCTGAACAGCGGTTTCTGGGCACAAGTAGATATAAATATCCTCTTCAATCAAGGGATGGTAGACTTGCAACTCCTCCAAATCCCAATCTTGGATATTTTTACCATGCTTGATAGAGTCTAGAACCAATTTCCCTACTATTTCATGCGCTTCTCTAAAGGGGAGGCCTTTTTCTGCCAAATAATCTGCCAGTTCGGTCGCATTCGAAAAATCATTCTCTGTGGATTGCTGCATTTTGGCCTTATTAACCTGCATGCTCGATAGCATACCTGCCAACACATCCAGAGAATTTAAAATCGTTTCTACTGTATCAAACATGCCTTCCTTGTCCTCTTGCAAATCCTTATTGTAAGCCAGAGGCAAAGACTTCATGACGGTCAATAGTCCAAGCAAGTTCCCGTAAACCCGTCCTGACTTCCCTCGAATCAATTCGGCCATATCAGGATTTTTCTTCTGGGGCATGATAGACGAGCCCGTTGAAAAGCTATCAGACAAGCTAATGTACTGATACTCAAAACTACACCAATTGATGATTTCCTCACAAAAACGGCTCATATGCATCATCAACATGCTGGCATTTGATAGAAATTCCAAGATAAAATCACGGTCACTCACTGCGTCCAAGGAATTGGTATAGGGCTGTTGGAAGCCCAATAAATCACTCGATAATTGACGATTGATTGGAAAAGTTGTCCCCGCCAAGGCAGCCGCACCCAGGGGAGATAGGTCCGTATGTTTCAAGTTAAATGCAAAGCGCTCGCTGTCCCTTTGAAACATATTGTAATAAGCCATGAGATGGTGGGCAAAACTAATCGGTTGGGCGTGTTGCAAATGGGTATAGCCTGGCATGATGGTTTCCACATGTTTTTCAGCCAAATCCAGCAGAACACTGTTCAGATTCGCCAACTTATCCAAGACATGGCCAAGCTGCTCCTTTAGATATAAGTGCATATCCGTTGCGACTTGGTCATTCCGAGAACGAGCCGTGTGTAATTTCCCAGCCAGAGGACCGATTTTCTCTGTCAGCAACACTTCCATGTTCATATGAATATCTTCATTTGCAATATCAAAATGAAGCTCTCCTGACTCTAAATCTCGCAACAAAGCTTTCAGACCATCTTGGATCTGATCTACCTCTTCCAAGCTCAAAATGCCAGTCTGTCCTAGCATTTGAACATGAGCTAGGGAACCCATCAAATCAAATTTTGCCAGCTGGTGGTCAAAGGAAATACTCGCACCGAACTGTTCTACCCAATCTTCCACAGTGCCTTCAAATCGACCACCCCATAATTTTGTATTTTTCGGCATATCCTGTCGTCCCTTTCTATCGCATCACTACTCAACATTTTTCTGAACTTCTGAATAAACCTTAGTCGGAAGCCCCCAAAGCTTGATAAATCCAACAGCCGCATCTTGGTCAAAAGTATCCGCACTAGTATAAGTCGCCAAATTTTCATCGTAAAGAGAATTTGGTGATTTCCGAGCCACTACCTGGGCATTCCCCTTATAGAGTTTAACTTTTGCAGTTCCATTGACAACTTTCTGTGTCTCCTTGATATAGGCAATCAAAGCCTGAGTTGCTGGGCTAAACCACAAGGCATTATAGATGAGATTGGACAACTCATTTTCGATAATGGGTTTGAAATGAGCCACTTCTCTCACAAGAGTCAAATCTTCAATCTCCTTATGAGCCGCCAATAAAGTCACAGCACCTGGGCACTCATAAATCTCTCTTGACTTAATACCGACTAGGCGATTTTCCACATGGTCAATACGACCGACACCGTGTTTCCCCGCAATTTCATTTAGCTTTTGAATCAAATCCGCCACTTTCATCTTCTCACCATTGAGAGAGATGGGCACCCCACAGCTAAACTCAATGTCAATAAATTCTGGACTGTCTGGCGCCTCTTCTGGCGAAGACGTGATTCCAAATGCTTCTTCTGGTGCTTGGTTCCAAGGATTTTCTAAGACACCACATTCATTTGCACGTCCCCAAAGATTTTGGTCAATAGAGTAAGGATTGTCAAGATCAGCAGGAACTGGAACGCCATTTTCTTTGGCATATTGGATTTCTTCTTCACGAGACCATTTCCACTCACGAACAGGCGCAACCACCTTTAAATTGGGATCCAAAGCTGCAATCGATACTTCAAACCGAACTTGGTCGTTTCCCTTACCTGTACAACCATGGGCAATTGTGGTTGCACCCGTCTGATGAGCTATTTCAACTAGTTTTTTTGAAATAAGAGGGCGACTCAGAGCGGATACCAAGGGATACTTCTGTTCGTAGTAGGCATGTGCCTGAAGGGCCACTAAAACATAGTCATTAGCAAATTCGTCCTTAACATCAATGACATAAGACTCAACAGCCCCAACCTTGAGAGCTTTATCGTGGATGAACTCCAAGTCTTTTCCTTCACCCACATCCATACAAACAGCGATCACATCATAGTCTTTTTTTAACCATGTAATCGCAACTGATGTATCCAATCCACCTGAATAGGCTAAAATGACTTTTTCCTTACTCATTTCTCTTCCTTCTTTCTATTTTTCGATAGAGGCTTTAAAAGCATCGTCAATCAATTTGTCCAACTCCCCAGAATCCTTCAACTTCTGGATGGTTTTGTCAACCGCCTCTTTTAATTCTTTACTGTCTTTTTTCATCGCAACAGCGTAGGAATCTTCTTTGTCATTGTCAAAATCAAACTCAGCGATGGCTAGGTCTGGATTATTCTCTACAAATCCTTTCGCCACTGGTTCCTCAAAGATAACCGCATCCAGTTGCCCTGACTTCAAATCTGTTATCAAATTTCCATTTTTAGGAAGTGAAACGAGAGAAGAATTCTGCAAAGTTTCTTTGGCCAGAGTTTCCTGGATAGAACCTTTCTGCGCTCCAACCTTTTTCTGAGCCAAATCCTTGACTGATTGGTAATTCGTTAATTCAGATTTTCTTACGATAACCTTATTTTTCGAAGTGTAGTAGGGAATTGAAAAGTCGTAAACTTGACTTCTCTCTTCCGTTTTAGAAACACCTGATATGGCAAGATCGGCCTTTCCTGAATCAAGACTAGCCAGTACATTGTCAAAACTCATTGGAGAGAGCTCCACTTCTACACCTAGTTCCTTTGCGATGGCTTTGGCTAGCTCAACATCTGAACCTACAATCTGATTTTTCCCATCGACCAATTTCTGGTATTCGAATGGAGCAAACTCTGGATTTAGGGCCACCACCAATTTTCCTTTAGCCTTAATGGCTTCAACACCTTGGGATTGAGTGTTACTACAAGCAAATAATAAGGGAAACATAAGCAAACCAAACATCGTCATCAACACCTTCTTCACTTTATTCATAGAAGAGCCTCCTTTTATTTTTATACTTTTAAATTGTATAAATAATACACTTCTCGAAAACATTTGTCAAGCCAAAACTGAATTTTATTTCATTTTAAACAAAAAAACTTAGGGAAATTACATAAAAATGTTATCCCTAAGCGTATTTATGCTATTCATTTTTTGGAAAAATATAATCACTCTATTAAATGTCAGACGACAGAGAGATCAACGCCCCCCACATTCTCTTTCACAATTCAATAACTCGATGGCATTGTTGAGCCACATAGGCATCGTGGGTAACGATAATGACCGTTTTACCTTCCTTGTTCATATCTAAGAGAAAGTTCAAAACCAAATCTCGATTTTCAGGATCTAGAGAACCGGTTGGTTCATCTGCTAAAAGGAGCTGGCTGGGTTTTAAAATGGCTCTAGCAACTGCGATTCGCTGCTGTTCCCCTCCAGATAACTCTGAAACCTTTTGATGTAGAATTGATGGCAACCCCACTCTCTCTAAAATTTCTTCTATCTTTTTGACTTTTTCCTTCTTGGATAATTTTACATACTTTAGAGCGAGCATGAGATTATACTCTACCGTTTCATTATCAATCAGAGCAAAGTTTTGAAACAGATAGGAGATATGTTCGCGGATAATCGCTTGCGACTTAACAGAATTGACAGGTACATTTTGCTGACCGAAAATTTCATAATGTCCACTGTAATCGCCATCTATCAAACCCAAGAGATTTAACAAGGTTGACTTGCCACTGCCACTTTTTCCAACAATGGCAACTAAATCTCCTTGGTTAATTTTTAGAGATAAGTTCTCCAAAATAACTTTTTTCCC
It includes:
- the mnmA gene encoding tRNA 2-thiouridine(34) synthase MnmA — translated: MSDNSKTRVVVGMSGGVDSSVTALLLKEQGYDVIGIFMKNWDDTDENGVCTATEDYKDVAAVADQIGIPYYSVNFEKEYWDRVFEYFLAEYRAGRTPNPDVMCNKEIKFKAFLDYAMTLGADYVATGHYARVARDEDGIVHMLRGVDNGKDQTYFLSQLSQEQLQKTMFPLGHLEKPEVRRLAEEAGLATAKKKDSTGICFIGEKNFKNFLSNYLPAQPGRMMTVDGRDMGEHAGLMYYTIGQRGGLGIGGQHGGDNAPWFVVGKDLSQNILYVGQGFYHDSLMSTSLEASQVHFTREMPEEFTLECTAKFRYRQPDSKVTVHVKGDKAEVIFAEPQRAITPGQAVVFYDGEECLGGGLIDNAYRDGQVCQYI
- the argH gene encoding argininosuccinate lyase, which produces MPKNTKLWGGRFEGTVEDWVEQFGASISFDHQLAKFDLMGSLAHVQMLGQTGILSLEEVDQIQDGLKALLRDLESGELHFDIANEDIHMNMEVLLTEKIGPLAGKLHTARSRNDQVATDMHLYLKEQLGHVLDKLANLNSVLLDLAEKHVETIMPGYTHLQHAQPISFAHHLMAYYNMFQRDSERFAFNLKHTDLSPLGAAALAGTTFPINRQLSSDLLGFQQPYTNSLDAVSDRDFILEFLSNASMLMMHMSRFCEEIINWCSFEYQYISLSDSFSTGSSIMPQKKNPDMAELIRGKSGRVYGNLLGLLTVMKSLPLAYNKDLQEDKEGMFDTVETILNSLDVLAGMLSSMQVNKAKMQQSTENDFSNATELADYLAEKGLPFREAHEIVGKLVLDSIKHGKNIQDWDLEELQVYHPLIEEDIYIYLCPETAVQRRNSLGGTGFEQVKYQIEQAKKELEGEN
- a CDS encoding argininosuccinate synthase produces the protein MSKEKVILAYSGGLDTSVAITWLKKDYDVIAVCMDVGEGKDLEFIHDKALKVGAVESYVIDVKDEFANDYVLVALQAHAYYEQKYPLVSALSRPLISKKLVEIAHQTGATTIAHGCTGKGNDQVRFEVSIAALDPNLKVVAPVREWKWSREEEIQYAKENGVPVPADLDNPYSIDQNLWGRANECGVLENPWNQAPEEAFGITSSPEEAPDSPEFIDIEFSCGVPISLNGEKMKVADLIQKLNEIAGKHGVGRIDHVENRLVGIKSREIYECPGAVTLLAAHKEIEDLTLVREVAHFKPIIENELSNLIYNALWFSPATQALIAYIKETQKVVNGTAKVKLYKGNAQVVARKSPNSLYDENLATYTSADTFDQDAAVGFIKLWGLPTKVYSEVQKNVE
- a CDS encoding ABC transporter substrate-binding protein, encoding MNKVKKVLMTMFGLLMFPLLFACSNTQSQGVEAIKAKGKLVVALNPEFAPFEYQKLVDGKNQIVGSDVELAKAIAKELGVEVELSPMSFDNVLASLDSGKADLAISGVSKTEERSQVYDFSIPYYTSKNKVIVRKSELTNYQSVKDLAQKKVGAQKGSIQETLAKETLQNSSLVSLPKNGNLITDLKSGQLDAVIFEEPVAKGFVENNPDLAIAEFDFDNDKEDSYAVAMKKDSKELKEAVDKTIQKLKDSGELDKLIDDAFKASIEK
- a CDS encoding ABC transporter ATP-binding protein; the encoded protein is MIKLENVTKTIGKKVILENLSLKINQGDLVAIVGKSGSGKSTLLNLLGLIDGDYSGHYEIFGQQNVPVNSVKSQAIIREHISYLFQNFALIDNETVEYNLMLALKYVKLSKKEKVKKIEEILERVGLPSILHQKVSELSGGEQQRIAVARAILKPSQLLLADEPTGSLDPENRDLVLNFLLDMNKEGKTVIIVTHDAYVAQQCHRVIEL